tggtgaaacataagatattacagtttttaatgtcccgttggtaggatatacaagatcgtagtttgtctattttattattgattgattgtacgttggctaataggaccggtggtaaaggtagattaccctctcagtgacagatccttacaaggcacctggACCTTCGTCCCTGATACCTCCGTCtcttctcctgcgaatgacggggatgagggccttgtcgggcgtctgaagtaaatccttcctgtccgactcattgaagaaaaagtattcatccagtacggggtgagtaatcgctgtcctgatatctagaagctcttttagttcataagacacggtggcagaaaccttatgtacaaaataagttacaaataacgtgaaaaaacacacacagtagcaCAATTGGTCCTTTGGCGCCATTATCactaagtgcagttgcaaaaaccatcaagcgctatgatgaaactggctctcatgaggactgccacaggaaaggaagatccagagttgcttctgctgcagaggacaagttcattagagttaacagcctcagaaattgcagcccaaatgaatgtttcacagagttcaagtaacagacacatctcaacatcaactgttcagaggagattgcgtgaatcaagccttaatggtcaaattgctgcaaagaaaacaatactaaaggacaccaataataagagacttgcttgggccacgaaacacaagcaatggacattagaccagttgaaatctgtccttttggtctgaggagtccaaatttgagatttctggttccaaccgccatgtctttgtgagacgtagagtaggtgaacggatgatctctgcatgtcaaatcaaatcaaatcaaatcaaatttatttttatatagcccttcgtacatcagctgatattctcaaagtgctgtacagaaacccagcctaaaaccccaaacagcaagcaaagcatgtgaaagaagcacggtggctaggaaaaactccctaggaaaaactccctagaaaggccaaaaacctaggaagaaacctagagaggaaccaggctatgaggggtggccagtcctcttctggctgtgcagggtggatattataacagaacatggtcaaaatgttaaaatgttcataaatgaccagcatggtcaaataataataatcatagtagttgtcgagggtgcaacaagcacgtccggtgaacaggtcagggttccatagccgcaggcagaacagttgaaactggagcagcagcacggccaggtggactggggacagcaaggagtcatcataccaggtagtcctgaggcatggtcctagggctcaggtcctccgagagaaagacagaaagagagaaagagagaattagagagagcatatttaaatacacacaggacaccggataagacaagagaaatactgtgtggttcccacctaaagcaagatatatatatatatatatatatatatatatatatatatatatatatatatatatatatatatatatatatattcatgctttacggtgggaaccacacatgcagagatcatccgatcatatatatatatatatatatatatatatatatatatatatatatatatatatatatatatatatatatatacatacacatacacacacacacacacagtgccgtGAAAaggtatttgccccctttctaattttctttacttttgcattttttttatactgaatattatcagatcttcaaccaaaacctaatattagataaagggaaccagCAGCAATACAggactctttttttttttataatctgAAAACACATAAATGTATGTTATTTGTCCCTCTTATACTTTCTACCAAATCTCCTTCTTCAaaaatactgctttaaagcagatAGATATTCCAATGTTATTAAATCAGCTAGCTAGTCCAATGTTATTAAATCAGCTAGCTAGTCCAATGTTATTAAATCAGATActcttgaagtcggaagtttacatacacttaggttggagtcattaagacccgtttttcaaccactccacagatttcttgttaacaaactatagttttggcaagtcggttagaacatttactttgtgcatgacacaagtaatttttccaacaaaagacagattatttcacttataattaactgcatcacaattccagtgggtcagaagtttacatacactaagttgactgtaaacagcttggaaaattccagaaaatgatgtcatggctttagaagcttctgataggctaattgacataattttagtcaattggaggtgtacctgtggatgtatttcaaggcctaccttcaaactcagtgcctttttgcttgacatcatgggaaaatccaaagaaatcagccaagacctcagaaaaaaattgtagaccttcacaagtcttgttcatccttgggagcaatttccaaacgcctgaaggtaccacgttcatctgtacaaacaatagtacgcaagtataaacaccatgggaccacgcagccgtcataccgctcaggaaggagacgcgttctgtctcctagagatgaacgtactttggtgcgaaaactgcaaatcaatcccagaacaacagcaaaggaccttgtgaagatgctggaggaaacaggtaaaaagtatctatatccacagtaaaacgagtcctatatcgacataacctgaatggccgctcagcaagtaagaagccactgctccaaaaccgccataaaaaagccagactacggtttgcaagtgcacatgtggacaaagatcgtactttttggagaaatgtcctctggtctgatgaagcaaaaatagaactctttggccataatgaccatcgttatgtttggaggaagaagggggaggcttgcaagccgaagaacaccatcccaacagtgaagcacggggatggcagcattgtgttgtgggggtgctttgctgcagcagggactggtgcacttcacaaaatagattgcatcatgaggaagaaaaaagatgtggatatattgaagcaacatctgaagacatcagtcaggaagttaaagcttggtcgcaaataggtcttccaaatggacaatgaccccaagcatacttccaaagttgtggcaaaatggcttaaggacaacaaagtcaaggtattggagtggccatcacaaagccctgacggcagaactgaaaaagtgtgtgcgaacaaggagttctacaaacctgactcagttacaccagctctgtcaggaggaatgggccaaaattcacccaacttattgtgggaagcttgtggaaggctacacaaaacGTTTGACCCCAGTTGGTGTGCTTTTGTCTTTTCCTCTCATGTGGTATGGATGAAAAGGTCCCCACATGAGCCCTACATGCAGTGTGTTATCCCTCTTTCccaccctacctccctcccctcccaaccCCAAGATAGTTGACTTGGAGCACAGCTAGCGAGACAGACTTCCTATTCAGGCAAAAGAGCGTGGCACAGAACCCAGAAATATGGGGCAACGGTCCCCAAACAGTCTCCCAGTTTCTTCACAGTCACATACATGCCAGTTCAGAGCCACTTCTTAAACAGAGAGTCTGCGTAGAGTTTGTGGAGCTCTCCTCTTACACGTAAGGGTTTTTTTGACAGCATAATTGCAGCCACATTACGCAACATTACTTCTAGGGAGTTTACCATTGCCAAGAACCAGTGAGAAGGGAAAGGTTGAGTTTACTGTGCACATAGCATGAGAATAAAGAACATGAGTGGGCATCCCAGGATTCCAGATAGCAATGTGTGACAATGCAATTTTACAGTGGACTTTATACCTTTGGTCTGACTGGCAGTCACATTTTAAAGAATGTCAGTGGGTCTGGAGTGTGAAAAAGCCTTTTCAACAGTCACCCAGGTCTGACAATATGATATGAATTTTATTATCGCCATCAGTGCCATTTCAGTAATGCTGAAATGACAGCACATGGCCCTCTGTGACGAGTGATGGGGAACAGACTATTTCACAACAGAACCAGACGACTGCCTTCCTCCTCTTGTCCTCCTTTTGGAAATCATGTCAAAGGGCATGGTTCTTCACACACATCCAACGTAACCTCATCGATTTATCATCAATGTCAATATATACACCCATTTATTGTGGATACCCATAGGCTAAGTCACTGACACAGGAGGTCTCAGAGGCATTGGGACTTACACAAAGCTATCTGTACAATTTTGTTTGATTAAGGATGAACCTAACACTGCATCTATGGTTTTCCAACCAATAAAGGGGTAGCCACAGAGATAATTTGATTGATCTTAATGGGGGAGGTACTTTAACATCAAATAATTCTCATTGGATGTAAGTCAACCTCTCCTGATGGTGTTTAATGTACAAGACACTGGACACAAACCACCCAACCACACATGATGGCCAATGTTCAGACACTGGACACAAACCAATCAACCAAATGCACATGATGGTGAATGTTCAGCAACATGTGTAGTGTTAGTCTAAGCTCTCTTTATTCTTCATTGTGGAGTTGTCAATTCCAGAATATAAAAGAATAGTAGGCAATACAAGTTTCACTCTTATGATGAACTATTTGCCTAGTTCAACTTCAAAGTTTTGCAGGTAGATGAGACACACAAAAGAGGGTCAGGACTTTAACCTTGGAAATAATTccacttttttttctttctgatgACACGTCATTGTAGAACTAACAGGCCACACTCATAGCAGTGTTTAAAAgcagcaggatcaatgagtttcTGTAGTTGTATTACGTAGCATCATACACTGTCAAACTGACACTCAGGGCTTAGTGATGACTGCTTTTCACGAGATAAGACTGCAGTAATACAGTAGCCTATTTAGCACTACTACACTTAATAAAGATGCAGTCCGGGATCTTAAGCActtacaaattcgtaacatatcatacaaattggaATTCATAGCATATCATATTTTTCAGGACGtagcatatcatatgaaatggatgacgaagtacacatttgtgcacaatttTCAGGGACCCTTTTTGACTCATGATcgctactttcaaaactactagctgaaattatacaaaacctCTAGAGTATCATTTTAACTTGTCCAACCACACCATTGCATCTATGTTGCATGACCCAAACACATGTGACTCACGTGATATTACTTGCACAATATATTTTGGCAAGATGGGGTTTTCCGATGACTTTGCCTTTGTACCCACTCCTGGCTGTTTCTAAAACAGCCCTGGACAAATGCCAATTGCACCAGACATTGAAAACATTGCCTCAAAGCAGTTGCCTCCACCACTGCACTTGCTCTAAACACCCATCGTCATGAATATTCATCATTTGACACTATGTGGGAGTTGACATGGATCTCATTGTGTATAAAACCCAGCACATCTCATTGCATCTTCGTTTGTGGATGCTCGACTAAGACGAAGTCTAAGGAAATAATTGAACAGGTCCCTATACAAGTAAGTATATTAAAATATTTTCTGCTCTTTTCTGAGTACTCTTTATTCAATCTATTTTGGAATTATACAGTGAAATCTACATTGTCGGAATATTTGAGATATTTTCACTGATATTTTACTTCATGCATTATGATGATCATGAAATGATCGGCGGTCAATACTAATCATTTAGCAAATGATTTATTTTTTCTTTGCAGAGCCATTGAATAGCCTATTAATTATTAAATGTCATTTTTTTCTCCATAGACTCAACTTAAGACAATGGAGACCATGAACGAGATCATTCCATTCGCTAAAGAGATCCTGAGCCAGAGGCCCAGTCGGGGCATGATGAAGGTGTACCTGCTGGGTTCTACCCTGGCATTGTTTGGAGTGGTCGGTGGGCTGGTGGAAAAGGTCTGCATGCCATTTTGTGAACAGGAACCATTAGATGAGGAAATTATGAAGTTGATcacagaggagaagaagaggcaaATGCTGGAGCCAGAGATAATCACTGACGAGCCTGATGTTGTAGATGAGTTGCAAACGGAGATTGATGCTAAGAAGCCACTGGAAAGTCGTCAGAGGAGGGCGTCTATCAGGTCACATGCCTGTTGAAGATGCACTGCAACTCCTCATGTTGATTGAACTCTACACACACTAATGAAACCAACACTTAGAACACAAAATGTTGTGAAATAAGCTAAATCCACCCGGCAATCAAAAGGGATTGCACTTGGTGATTTTATCATGATAATTTGGCCATGTTTAGGGACACCTTGACGTATTAGCAATGAGAAGAGAAGAgactgaatggatggatggatggatggaccgaTGCAACAACAGGCTACAGTTATGACTGGCTGCTGGGCAGCAGAAGCTCTATGACTGATTGAGAACTTGTATTTTCTTTTGGCGACCTAATAAACCTATTTTATGTTACCACTGGGTCATGATGTGGTTCATGTCAAACAGTGTTTTGAGTAACCTAAGGTAGCCTGCCCAATAATGTATATAAACCCTAGATGACTAACAGGGGGCGCTGTTTTAGTAAGGCCACTGCGCAGACATTTTTGTACTCCTCCACTAGTGTAAAAagttatagaaatgcatttataaatGTCTACATTAGTTTTTGCCAAGTAtgttctattacagacaccttcatGCATACTTATATGAATTGAACATAAATAAaaagatatataaaaaaaatcttaAGGTAGATTTTTTTAGAGAGGTCCAATGTTACTGTTCCCCATACAAGAAAGAAATACATAAAAACATGTAAttctgtccttgaaacatttaatttaaaTATTGTAGAATTCTATCGAAGGACTGCTCCTTCTGAGGTGTACCAGTATGGAGGTCAGTGGCTTCAAAGCCTATCATTGGCctatacatagcatcagcaatccaatGTTTATATACTCTAGGTTTCAGAGAGGACACACATTTTGAAAAGGGACAGGAACGCTGAAGGAGgtgtagtatatggccaataagAGGGCTTTTCTTATGCATGAAGCAACGCGGATTGCCTGGACAGAGCCATTattcgtggtatattggcaatatgtCACAACCCCAGAGGTGCCTAAATGCTATTAAAAACTGGtgaccaacgtaattagagcagtaaaaataaatgttttgtcatacgcatgatataccacggctgccagtcaacattcagggctcgaaccacccagtttataattgcttTTAGACAGTTCATGCAGTAGGTGGCAGCAAATCTATTTTATAAGCAGAAACTGCCTGTCCTGCCGGAAATGGCGTCAATGTTGTTTTTCTGGctgtacctagctagctacagtaacgttagctagataattTATTAGTTAGTCAGAAAGGCGTAACTTTGTGAAGTAACTGTAGCTTTTTGATAGCAAATAATCACCATACCGTGCAGATGGCAGACCCTGCGGTGATGGCGGGTGGATTCAGTGCTGTAGTAGGGGTAAATAAAATATTTTGTCATAGTTATGTAACGCCGTTAGCTAACTAGCAAATTAAAATACGCTataatttggggggggggggctcatcAAATGAAAGCcattcactagctaacgttacgtttaAACGAATGTTGTAGGTAGCTAAAGTGGCTGACTTGCTGTTTTGTGAACTGGCGTTGACGTCAACAATGCTGACTAAACGTATAATAACTATCTATTGTAGTTTGCTATCCCTGAGTGAAAGAGTTTTCTCACTCACCACATATGTTTGTTTTACAGCGTTCAGGGGGTGGTAAGGCGACGTCCAGTCCGGCAGAGAACTACCAGCTTGCCCGGCGTCGCACCCTCCAAGTGGTGGTGAGCTCGCTGCTGACAGAGTGTGGGTTCGAAAGCGCAGAGAAGGCGGCCGTGGAATCACTCACTGAGATGATCCAGAGCTGTATGCAaccattgttttgttgttattgaaAATGTTATACATGTTTTCAGTTTGGGATTAAACTAACAATAACCCTTTGCTGTCTTGAATTAAACAACAAGCCATGTCAAGTGACTAGGCTTTTTAAGAAATAATCACAATTTTCTGTATTACTGACCACTAATTGGTGTCTATTCCCTATGCTTTTTGAGACATATCTGAAGTGGGACGTTGTGCCAAGGCGTACTGTGAACACACAGCCAGAATCACACCCACCCTTTCTGACACTGTGGTCACACTCATTGAAATGGGTGAGTTTAACTTCAGGAAAGATGCTAAAGAATTACAGCTTGAAAATGAAATCCCTATTTAATTTGCCTTCATCAACTGTATCTCTCATGTATCACCACAGGTTTCAATGTGAACACTTTGCCAGTGTATGCCAAGAGATCACAGAGGATGGTTATAACTGCCCGTGAGTATGTCTTTACTGTTAGTATGTCTTTACTGTTAGTAATCATTTGGTTGTGTTTTTGAAGTTCTTAGGTAACATTGGCCtctcgagtggtgcagcggtctattgaactgcattgcagtgctagagccttcactacagaccctggttcgttcccaggctgtgtcacaaccggcagtgattgggattcccatagggtggcacacaattggcccagcgtcttccgggttagaggatggtttggccggggggtaggccgtcattattaataagaatttgttattaactgacttgcctagttgaataaaaaaTCAATAAAAAAACATTAGAATACgatatgtaaaaataaataacaaaataagTGTTCAATCAATGTTATTCATGGAGTGCCATTGTTACAACTATGAAACAGAAAGCATATGTGTTGGATCACAGAAAGTTTATTTTTATAATGGCCAAAAAATACCCCAACCACCAGAACGCACAGTCAAAATACACGCGGCGAAAACATCAGTAGCTTAAACACCATTATAAGTGCCAAGTGGCCTTAAATAGTGAAACTCGACACAAGCAATAATAGCATTATAATGAATGTCGATATGACAGCAGTCAAAAATAGTCAATTATTGTCAGCTCATGCTTATATTGTGTGCATTTCTATCCAATAGCAAAAGTTAGATTCCTAAAATGGCGACGGAAGAAATGACAGCAGTTTTTGGTctacaagatagaacagcacactctggtaagacgaggcgAGGCAGGGCGATCTATGCATActtgtaaacagctggtgcacgaaatctaaggaagtctctagattttgctcgcctgaagtagagtatattgtgataaattgcaggccacactacttgcctagagagttttcagctatactttttgtggctgtttatttaccaccacagacatatgctggcactaagacagcactcagtcagctgtataaggaaataagcaaacaggaaaccactcacccagaggcggcgctcctagtggccagagactttaataggtagcaacacatctgccaccaccactaccaacccctcttttacgctactgctactctctgtccatcataatatgcatagtcactttaaccatatgtacatactaactcaatcagcctgactaactggtgtctgtatgtagccttgctacttttattgcctcgctactgttttcactgtctttttactgttttatttctttacttacctattgttcacctaataccttttttgctctattgttagagcctgtaagtcagcatttcactgtaaggtctacacatttacattttagtcatttagcagacgctcttatccagagcgacttacagtagtgaatgcatacatttcatacatttttttttcctgtgctggccccccgtgggaatcgaacccacaaccctggcattgcaaacaccatgctctaccaactgagctacagggaaggcaaacgtcagccttgaaacctgttgtatttggtgcacgtgacaaatagacTTTGATTTAGCTGTTATCCCTTGTCCTAACAGTTGACACAATTTCTGTAACTTTTGCTTGACATACcttttttgtaatttagcagacgctcttatccagagtgacttacagtagtgagtgcatacatttttgtactggtcccccgtgggaattgaacctacagtgattttgtacgtttgcccactgaccaaaaaattatcagtctataattttaatggtaggtttatttgaacagtgagagacagaataacaacaaaaaaatccagaaaaacgcatgtcaaaaatgttataaattgatttgcattttaatgagggaaataagtatttgacccctctgcaaaacatgacttagtacttggtggcaaaacccttgttggcaatcacagaggtcagatgtttcttgtagttggccaccaggtttgcacacatctcaggagggattttgtcccactcctctttgcagatcttctccaagtcattaaggtttcaaggctgacgtttggcaactcaaaccttcagctccctccacagattttctatgggattaaggtctggagactggctaggccactccaggaccttaatgttcttcttcttgagccactcctttgttgccttggccgtgtgttttgggtcattgtcatgctggaatacccatccacgacccattttcaatgccctggctgagggaaggaggttctcacccaagatttgacggtacatggccccgtccatcgtccctttgatgcggtgaagttgtcctgtccccttagcggaaaaacacccccaaagcataatgtttccacctccatgtttgacggtggggatggtgttcttggggtcataggcagcattcctcctcctccaaacacggcgagttgagttgatgccaaagagctccattttggtctcatctgaccacaacactttcacccagttgtcctctgaatcattcagatgttcattggcaaacttcagacgggcatgtatatgtgctttcttgagcagggggaccttgcgggcgctgcaggatttcagtccttcacggcgtagtgtgttaccaattgttttcttggtgactatggtcccagctgccttgagatcattgacaagatcctcccatgtagttctgggcagattcctcaccgttctcatgatcattgcaacggtgagatcttgcatggagccccaggccgagggagattgacagttcttttgtgtttcttccatttgcgaataatcgcaccaactgttgtcaccttctcaccaagctgcttggcgatggtcttgtagcctattccagccttgtgtaggtctacaatcttgtccctgacatccttggagagctctttagtcttggccatggtggagagtttggaatctgattgattgattgcttctgtggacaggtatcttttatacaggtaacaagctgagattaggagcactccctttaagagtgtgtataaaagacacctgggagccagaaatctttatgattgagaggggttcaaatacttatttccctcattaaaatgcaaatcaatttataacatttttgacatgcgtttttctggattttttttattgttattgtctctcactgttcaaataaacctaccattaaaattatagactgatcatttctttgtcagtcggcaaacgtacaaaatcagcaggggatcaaatacttttttccctcactgtacaaccctggcgttgcaagcaccatactCTACCACATGAGCTACACAGGACCTTTCTTTGGTTGTAGTGTGTAATAGTCTCCGGTTTTCTCTTTATTGTGTTCCAATAGTCTTGTCTTTCTTCAGAACCGTTGTAACAACAGCTGTGCTGGTGCCTTATTTTGCGCAGAGGGAGGTCCCATCTCACTTTGTTCATGGTGCCGGACAGACTTGTTTTCTTTGCAAGCATATTGTTATCCAATCATAGTGAAGTTAAGAAATGTCCATGGTATCATTTCTCGCCTTGCCAACGTAAGGTCTCTGACACTCGCTCACCAGCTGCCCGATGTGGATATTTTCCCAGATACTGAAAGCTGTTCAGCGTGTACAATTATGCACACTCTCACTGTGTAATCTACTCCAAGTAGACTGATAATTGCTTTGATTCGGTGGACTGATATAGGGTACATACCATTTTAAGATTATAATTAGAATGGATCAATACAATAGAATGGCCCgccctgttcttcattcacaattggtgatTACATAATTATGCATCATTCGTATCCCCTCACTCATCAGCTCACCCATTCTCCCCTTCATAATTTacttcatttatttaatctgttatgtgtga
The window above is part of the Salmo salar chromosome ssa15, Ssal_v3.1, whole genome shotgun sequence genome. Proteins encoded here:
- the LOC106572624 gene encoding G0/G1 switch protein 2 — protein: MWELTWISLCIKPSTSHCIFVCGCSTKTKSKEIIEQVPIQTQLKTMETMNEIIPFAKEILSQRPSRGMMKVYLLGSTLALFGVVGGLVEKVCMPFCEQEPLDEEIMKLITEEKKRQMLEPEIITDEPDVVDELQTEIDAKKPLESRQRRASIRSHAC